A single genomic interval of Homo sapiens chromosome 15, GRCh38.p14 Primary Assembly harbors:
- the TNFAIP8L3 gene encoding tumor necrosis factor alpha-induced protein 8-like protein 3 isoform 2 (isoform 2 is encoded by transcript variant 2) — MDSDSGEQSEGEPVTAAGPDVFSSKSLALQAQKKILSKIASKTVANMLIDDTSSEIFDELYKVTKEHTHNKKEAHKIMKDLIKVAIKIGILYRNNQFSQEELVIVEKFRKKLNQTAMTIVSFYEVEYTFDRNVLSNLLHECKDLVHELVQRHLTPRTHGRINHVFNHFADVEFLSTLYSLDGDCRPNLKRICEGINKLLDEKVL; from the coding sequence GTCCTGATGTTTTTAGTTCAAAGAGTCTTGCGCTTCAAGCCCAGAAGAAGATTCTGAGCAAAATAGCCAGCAAAACTGTGGCCAACATGTTGATTGATGACACCAGCAGCGAGATCTTTGATGAGCTCTACAAAGTCACCAAAGAGCACACACACAACAAGAAGGAAGCCCACAAGATCATGAAAGACTTAATCAAGGTGGCGATCAAAATCGGGATCCTCTACCGGAACAACCAGTTTAGCCAAGAGGAGCTGGTTATTGTGGAGAAGTTCCGGAAGAAGCTGAACCAGACCGCCATGACCATTGTCAGCTTCTATGAGGTGGAATACACCTTCGATAGGAACGTGCTCTCCAATCTCCTGCATGAGTGCAAGGACCTGGTGCATGAACTGGTGCAGCGGCACCTGACGCCCAGGACCCACGGGCGCATCAACCACGTCTTTAACCACTTTGCCGATGTGGAGTTCCTCTCCACCCTCTATAGTCTGGATGGAGACTGTAGGCCCAACCTCAAGAGGATTTGTGAAGGAATCAATAAGTTGCTAGATGAGAAAGTCCTTTAA